The following coding sequences are from one Polyangia bacterium window:
- the hisD gene encoding histidinol dehydrogenase produces the protein MRTIDRSQPDFQQTLGALSRRSASVPEQIEATARQIIAEVRAGGDAAVRALTARLESRTLTDLELPRARWRALAAQTAPAVRAALEHAARRIRAFHERERYESFEIAEGGMRVGLRVSPLSRVGLYVPGGTALYPSTVLMTAVPAKVAGVGTIIMTTPGPSPETLAAAEIVGVDRVFVVGGAQAVAAMAYGTESIPRVDKIVGPGNAYVAAAKRLVFGDVGIDSVAGPTEVVIAADDSVDPAWIAADLLAQAEHDVLAVPILIAVGAAVGTRVAVEVERQLAVLPRKNIAEKSLRDFGVIIVVADAAEAAAVMNLLAPEHGMLALRDARRVGEGITTAGALFLGAQTPESVGDYIAGPSHVLPTGGSARFASPLGVSDFVKRTSIIEYDAAALRAQGPDIERMAEVEGLHGHGRAVSIRTRTA, from the coding sequence ATGCGCACCATCGACCGCTCGCAACCGGATTTTCAGCAGACGCTGGGGGCTTTGAGCCGCCGCAGCGCCAGCGTGCCGGAGCAGATCGAAGCGACGGCGCGCCAGATCATCGCCGAGGTGCGGGCGGGCGGCGACGCCGCGGTGCGGGCGCTGACCGCGCGTTTGGAATCGCGCACGCTGACTGATCTGGAATTGCCGCGTGCCCGCTGGCGCGCGCTGGCGGCCCAGACCGCGCCGGCGGTGCGCGCCGCGCTGGAGCACGCCGCCCGTCGGATACGCGCCTTTCACGAACGCGAGCGTTACGAATCCTTCGAGATCGCCGAGGGCGGGATGCGCGTCGGCCTGCGCGTGTCGCCGCTTTCGCGGGTGGGGCTTTACGTGCCGGGCGGAACAGCGCTGTATCCGTCGACGGTGCTGATGACCGCGGTGCCGGCCAAGGTGGCGGGCGTCGGCACCATCATCATGACCACGCCCGGTCCCTCGCCCGAGACGCTGGCCGCGGCGGAGATCGTCGGCGTCGATCGGGTCTTCGTCGTCGGCGGCGCGCAGGCGGTGGCGGCGATGGCCTATGGCACCGAGAGCATCCCGCGCGTCGACAAGATCGTGGGCCCGGGCAACGCTTACGTCGCCGCGGCCAAGCGGCTGGTGTTCGGCGACGTGGGCATTGATTCGGTGGCCGGCCCGACCGAGGTGGTGATCGCCGCCGACGACAGCGTCGACCCGGCGTGGATCGCCGCTGATCTGCTGGCCCAGGCCGAGCACGACGTGCTGGCGGTGCCGATCCTGATCGCCGTCGGCGCGGCCGTCGGCACGCGCGTCGCTGTCGAGGTCGAGCGCCAGCTGGCCGTGCTGCCGCGGAAAAACATCGCCGAGAAATCCTTGCGCGACTTTGGCGTCATCATCGTCGTCGCCGACGCGGCGGAAGCGGCCGCGGTGATGAACCTGCTGGCGCCCGAGCACGGCATGCTGGCCTTGCGCGACGCCCGTCGCGTGGGCGAAGGGATCACCACCGCCGGCGCGCTGTTTTTGGGCGCGCAGACGCCCGAGTCCGTCGGCGATTACATCGCCGGACCGAGTCACGTGTTGCCGACCGGCGGCAGCGCGCGCTTCGCCTCGCCGCTGGGCGTTTCCGACTTCGTCAAGCGCACGTCGATCATCGAGTACGACGCCGCGGCGCTGCGCGCGCAGGGACCGGACATCGAACGAATGGCCGAGGTGGAAGGCCTGCACGGCCATGGCCGCGCCGTCAGCATCCGCACCCGAACGGCCTAG
- a CDS encoding DUF4388 domain-containing protein, with translation MSECRASLHGGLDQIGLATLLTLLDMERRSGVLLIRRRGELGRLWLRRGSVVRARVDGLTARTGKPAIYYLIGWNDGRFELTAGDVDAADEIETPTTYLLMEAARRSDEATAAAPG, from the coding sequence ATGTCTGAATGCCGGGCCAGCCTGCACGGCGGCCTGGATCAAATCGGATTGGCCACGCTGCTGACCCTTCTGGATATGGAGCGCCGGTCCGGCGTCCTGCTGATTCGGCGCCGCGGCGAGCTTGGCCGCTTGTGGCTGCGCCGAGGCAGCGTGGTGCGCGCCCGCGTCGACGGCTTGACCGCGCGCACCGGCAAACCCGCCATCTACTATCTGATCGGGTGGAACGACGGCCGTTTCGAGCTGACCGCCGGTGACGTCGACGCCGCCGATGAAATCGAAACACCAACGACTTATTTGCTGATGGAGGCCGCCCGTCGCAGCGACGAGGCAACCGCCGCCGCGCCCGGCTAG
- a CDS encoding SMP-30/gluconolactonase/LRE family protein: MFAVVGLVGCGGGGSSGGGTGGTTSGTGGTATGTGGASPGSGGSTASGTGGSGQTDAGSGSGGTPAMGSGGTAGSGTDAATDAGNDTGSGTLHGGTSGAYICPAAGNYAGMVPTMSGTFTMSTGANTNNGEGPVWVGPLGALIFSSKFAVGGDADDFRQIWKLAPPNAAQVSVKSNVGNNGMTLDNDDKIVSANHQLSAIVRIDPATGEMIDTIAEKYMGNYFQSPNDVIVRGDGNIYFSDPAYFASQGKKPKTATTAFYRISPAKVVSVVEDEGTKDPNGVALSPDDNTLYTLVTADQQVKKWALGADGSINGAGANFVKTASTPDGMCVDCAGNLYVSTLSGVQVFSPAGQMVATIGGGKAINCSFGGADHKTLFITSDTHVRYGTMNIPGLP; the protein is encoded by the coding sequence TTGTTCGCGGTCGTTGGGTTGGTCGGGTGCGGCGGAGGCGGATCATCGGGCGGGGGGACCGGTGGGACGACCAGCGGAACGGGCGGGACGGCGACCGGCACGGGCGGCGCTTCGCCGGGAAGCGGCGGCAGCACGGCCAGCGGCACTGGCGGCTCCGGGCAGACCGACGCCGGGAGTGGGTCGGGTGGCACGCCCGCCATGGGGTCCGGCGGAACCGCCGGCAGCGGCACGGACGCCGCGACCGACGCTGGCAATGACACCGGTTCGGGGACCCTGCACGGTGGAACGTCGGGCGCCTATATTTGCCCGGCGGCCGGCAATTACGCCGGGATGGTTCCGACGATGTCCGGCACGTTCACCATGTCGACCGGCGCGAACACCAACAACGGCGAAGGGCCGGTCTGGGTGGGGCCGCTGGGCGCGCTGATCTTCAGCTCGAAGTTTGCCGTCGGCGGCGACGCCGATGATTTCCGGCAGATCTGGAAGCTGGCCCCGCCCAACGCCGCGCAAGTGTCGGTCAAGAGCAACGTCGGCAACAACGGCATGACCCTGGACAACGACGACAAGATCGTCTCTGCGAACCATCAGCTGTCCGCGATTGTGCGCATCGACCCGGCCACCGGCGAGATGATCGACACCATCGCCGAGAAGTACATGGGCAACTATTTCCAGTCGCCCAACGACGTCATTGTGCGCGGGGACGGAAACATCTACTTCAGCGATCCGGCCTATTTCGCCTCGCAGGGCAAAAAACCCAAGACCGCCACCACTGCGTTTTATCGCATCTCGCCCGCCAAAGTGGTCTCGGTGGTCGAGGACGAAGGCACGAAGGATCCGAACGGCGTGGCGTTGTCGCCCGATGACAACACGCTGTACACCTTGGTGACAGCGGACCAGCAGGTAAAGAAATGGGCGCTCGGCGCCGATGGGTCGATCAACGGCGCCGGCGCCAACTTCGTCAAGACTGCGTCGACGCCTGATGGAATGTGTGTCGATTGCGCAGGCAACCTTTACGTGTCGACGCTGAGCGGGGTGCAGGTGTTCAGCCCGGCCGGCCAGATGGTGGCCACCATCGGCGGCGGCAAGGCGATCAACTGTTCGTTCGGCGGCGCCGACCACAAGACGCTGTTCATCACGTCGGACACGCACGTCCGGTACGGCACGATGAACATCCCCGGGTTGCCCTAA
- a CDS encoding excinuclease ABC subunit A, with product MTTRKLGMVVVTVAVLTAGLGRSLPVSARDDHLKFPIAAALGTADAKVKLDPHIALYFGKSPAPSGQDMGTFTTNKKTRAFGKDDQTACEWVFLSAVLALQERARQLQATAVVNIQSVYKNEPFSSEKEFMCGAGTFMSGVALSGKFIKTGAK from the coding sequence ATGACGACACGAAAGCTGGGCATGGTGGTGGTGACGGTGGCCGTTTTGACGGCGGGGTTGGGTCGGTCGTTGCCGGTTTCGGCGCGTGACGACCATCTGAAATTTCCCATCGCCGCGGCACTGGGGACGGCGGACGCCAAGGTCAAGCTGGATCCGCACATCGCCCTTTATTTCGGTAAGTCGCCGGCGCCGTCGGGCCAGGACATGGGCACGTTCACCACCAACAAGAAGACCAGAGCTTTCGGCAAGGACGATCAGACCGCCTGCGAGTGGGTGTTCTTGTCGGCAGTGCTGGCCCTGCAGGAACGGGCGCGCCAGTTGCAGGCCACCGCGGTGGTGAACATCCAGAGCGTCTACAAGAACGAGCCGTTCTCCAGCGAGAAAGAGTTCATGTGCGGCGCCGGCACCTTCATGTCCGGCGTGGCTCTGAGCGGCAAGTTCATCAAGACCGGAGCGAAGTAA
- a CDS encoding cellulose binding domain-containing protein — translation MRGFARRAILVVLPALAAIVSAGCQAADPYYRLATAPGGGAGPGGDAGPGSESDAGGNGVDRRPDNIVTKVDAADEGSDAGEPNDTKFLADAAGSDGDDAGGCGDCALTVLYWCEGTEANTIRATFSLVNDTGTNVSLSEVTVRYWFTGGPAGAPWDFACDNGMLGVTPDNVDVTVDVTNVFRRVTPSRPGADMFFEVGFTAAAGDLMPGQQSLFRTRVFRDDYSTINQNDDYSFGPQNMPRFKPWSHVTLYRNGTLIDGVEPPAR, via the coding sequence ATGCGGGGTTTCGCGCGGCGGGCTATTCTGGTGGTGCTGCCGGCGCTGGCGGCGATCGTCTCGGCCGGGTGTCAGGCGGCCGATCCGTACTATCGATTGGCCACGGCGCCGGGCGGCGGTGCCGGCCCTGGCGGCGACGCGGGCCCCGGGAGCGAAAGCGACGCTGGCGGTAACGGCGTCGATCGACGCCCCGATAACATAGTCACCAAGGTGGATGCCGCCGATGAAGGCAGCGACGCGGGCGAGCCGAACGACACGAAATTTCTTGCTGACGCCGCCGGCAGTGACGGTGACGACGCGGGCGGCTGCGGCGACTGCGCGCTGACCGTCCTTTACTGGTGCGAGGGCACGGAGGCGAACACCATCAGGGCGACGTTCTCGCTGGTCAACGACACCGGCACCAACGTCTCGCTCAGTGAGGTGACCGTTCGTTACTGGTTCACTGGCGGCCCCGCGGGCGCGCCCTGGGACTTCGCCTGCGACAATGGCATGCTGGGCGTTACGCCGGACAACGTTGATGTCACCGTTGACGTCACCAACGTCTTCCGGCGGGTGACCCCGTCACGGCCCGGCGCCGATATGTTTTTCGAAGTAGGGTTCACCGCCGCCGCCGGCGACTTGATGCCCGGCCAGCAATCGCTGTTTCGTACCCGCGTTTTTCGCGACGATTACAGCACCATCAACCAGAACGACGACTATTCGTTCGGACCCCAGAACATGCCGAGATTCAAGCCGTGGTCGCACGTCACGCTGTACCGCAACGGCACGTTGATCGACGGTGTCGAGCCGCCCGCGCGCTGA